One Synechococcus sp. PROS-9-1 DNA window includes the following coding sequences:
- a CDS encoding efflux RND transporter permease subunit: MSASNNFITRPVLSTVCSLLIVIVGLIAIPILPIENLPDIAPPTVKVQATYVGADAVSVEQGVTTVLEQQINGVENMDFITSNSSSDGVSSISVSFDSGTDGNINQVNVQNRVSLAEPQLPEEVRKAGVTVNKASNSTLLVYNIVNSDPSKTEYSVETISGYLDKNLTDNIKRVPGVGEVTYFGNRKVAFRLWLDPEKLAANGLTSTDVVQQLQSQNRLVPAGKIGGAPAPEGQQYTFTVQLQGRLTTESEFENIILKTTDSGGLIKLKNVGRVSLGGEAYGVDAMDLKGTPSVGVAVYQLSGSNAIQVSNGVKEVIEKFEQTLPVGLDTQVIYDTTDFINQSIKGVTNSLRDAVILVVLILFLFLQNWKATLVPAIAIPVALIGTFALVLAFGFSLNQLTLFGLVLATGLVVDDAITVVEDTSAKKAEGMTSVQAAIATMDELFSAVIATSLVKMAVFLPVLFFPGATGTIYKQFAATILFSIGISTFNALTFSPMLAALLLSKDTQQLSKQQYATAGVFLGFAYGLLSAGDGAALVLIPVVVGALVGFVAMKLTSIPLRMPGAVGGAVVGLILVGVTNLIPVILFTGIGLVVGWFVPQIFIHFNRFYSGFEKRYSKVLDQVLKARPIVMAALAAGILLTGFAFTRIPGGFVPIEDQGYAIGFVQAPDGVSNETTLAINRKVAEVLRSEDDISAAALFSGASLDGNAPNKGLFFFGTKHWDERKGSDHSVAAIVERLNKKLLMSIDGARVFVVEPPSIPGYGAGGGFEFQLLDQSSGAYGLNQFFGSAGQIMQAANANPLLNRVYTLFSPESPQIEIKVNREKMASLGVDFGAAMQSFSVNFGGAYVNDTFQEGKVRRVYVQADDVNRATPEQLSAVYVNSMKGEQIPLSEFFTVKSTNGPSVIPHFNLYRSIKIDGTPAVGKSSGQAITAMKTIFKDANLQGLGFDWTGISREEVKAGSLAVVIFALGILAVFLVLSAQYESYSDPIIILLTVPTALLGALVFLGAAGQVLNIYAQVGLVMLIGLAGGNAILIVDLANQKMGEGISALEAARFSAQSRLRPILMTAISSLTGFLPLMLASGAGAQSQSSLGLVVFGGLLVATFLSTLVVPVFYVVMKTLLGQADAKPSSDPLLSS; this comes from the coding sequence ATGTCAGCATCGAATAATTTCATCACGCGACCGGTTCTTAGTACCGTTTGCAGCCTTTTGATTGTGATCGTGGGATTGATTGCAATTCCAATCCTCCCGATTGAGAATCTTCCCGACATTGCCCCTCCAACGGTCAAAGTACAGGCCACGTATGTAGGAGCTGATGCTGTTTCGGTTGAGCAGGGTGTGACCACTGTTCTTGAACAGCAGATTAATGGTGTGGAGAATATGGATTTCATTACCTCCAACAGCTCGTCTGATGGTGTGAGTTCTATTTCTGTCTCCTTTGACAGTGGAACTGACGGTAATATTAACCAGGTTAATGTTCAAAATAGGGTCTCTTTGGCCGAACCTCAGCTTCCTGAGGAGGTTCGCAAGGCGGGCGTCACAGTTAATAAAGCCTCAAACTCTACCCTGCTTGTTTATAATATTGTTAACAGTGATCCTTCTAAAACTGAATACAGCGTTGAAACGATTAGTGGCTATTTAGATAAAAATCTAACTGATAATATTAAGCGCGTCCCTGGAGTTGGAGAAGTTACCTATTTTGGCAACCGTAAGGTTGCTTTCAGGTTATGGCTCGATCCGGAAAAGCTCGCGGCAAATGGTCTTACCTCAACTGATGTTGTTCAGCAACTTCAGAGTCAAAACCGCCTAGTCCCTGCGGGCAAGATCGGAGGTGCTCCTGCTCCTGAAGGTCAGCAATATACATTTACTGTGCAATTGCAAGGTCGTTTAACCACGGAATCTGAGTTTGAAAATATTATTTTAAAAACGACCGATTCGGGTGGTTTGATCAAGCTAAAAAACGTTGGTCGCGTGAGTCTGGGTGGAGAGGCCTATGGGGTCGACGCAATGGATCTCAAGGGCACACCTTCTGTTGGTGTTGCTGTTTATCAGCTGTCAGGTAGTAACGCCATTCAAGTGTCTAACGGCGTGAAGGAGGTGATCGAGAAATTTGAGCAGACGCTTCCTGTTGGTCTTGATACCCAGGTGATTTACGACACGACTGATTTCATCAACCAATCAATCAAGGGCGTGACCAATTCTCTGCGGGACGCAGTGATTCTGGTGGTCTTGATCCTGTTCTTATTCCTTCAGAACTGGAAAGCAACGCTTGTTCCTGCCATCGCCATTCCTGTGGCCTTGATCGGTACGTTCGCTCTCGTGCTCGCCTTCGGCTTCTCCCTTAATCAGCTCACCTTGTTTGGCCTTGTTCTGGCAACAGGTTTGGTTGTTGATGATGCGATCACGGTGGTCGAAGACACGTCGGCCAAAAAAGCAGAAGGAATGACATCGGTTCAGGCGGCCATCGCCACCATGGACGAACTCTTCAGCGCTGTGATTGCGACGTCGCTGGTGAAGATGGCCGTTTTTCTTCCGGTGTTGTTTTTCCCCGGAGCAACAGGAACGATTTATAAGCAGTTTGCTGCCACCATCCTGTTCTCGATCGGGATCTCAACCTTCAACGCACTCACGTTCTCGCCAATGCTGGCGGCCCTCTTGCTGTCGAAGGACACACAGCAGCTGAGCAAACAGCAATACGCCACAGCGGGTGTTTTTCTTGGTTTTGCCTACGGCCTTCTCAGTGCGGGCGATGGCGCCGCATTGGTTCTGATTCCAGTTGTTGTTGGCGCCTTGGTTGGCTTTGTTGCGATGAAGCTCACATCGATTCCTTTGCGGATGCCAGGAGCTGTGGGTGGAGCCGTTGTGGGTTTGATTCTTGTTGGTGTGACCAATCTCATCCCTGTGATCTTGTTCACGGGAATCGGTCTTGTTGTGGGCTGGTTTGTTCCTCAGATCTTCATTCACTTCAATCGTTTTTATTCAGGCTTTGAAAAGCGCTATTCGAAAGTTCTTGATCAGGTGCTTAAAGCTCGCCCGATCGTGATGGCGGCCCTTGCTGCTGGAATCCTGCTCACTGGTTTTGCGTTCACACGCATCCCCGGTGGATTTGTTCCGATCGAAGACCAGGGTTATGCCATTGGTTTCGTGCAGGCTCCTGATGGTGTTTCGAACGAGACGACCCTTGCGATTAACCGCAAGGTGGCTGAGGTGTTGCGATCTGAGGATGATATTTCCGCTGCTGCCTTGTTTAGTGGAGCCAGTTTGGACGGAAATGCTCCAAACAAAGGATTGTTCTTCTTTGGAACCAAGCATTGGGATGAGCGCAAAGGAAGCGATCACTCTGTAGCGGCGATTGTTGAACGCTTGAACAAAAAACTGTTGATGTCGATTGATGGTGCTCGAGTGTTTGTGGTGGAGCCTCCCTCGATTCCTGGTTATGGCGCTGGTGGTGGCTTTGAATTCCAGTTGTTGGATCAAAGCAGTGGAGCCTATGGATTGAACCAATTCTTTGGTTCTGCTGGTCAGATCATGCAGGCGGCCAACGCCAATCCATTGCTGAACCGTGTCTATACCTTGTTCTCACCAGAGTCACCTCAGATTGAGATCAAGGTGAATCGCGAAAAGATGGCCTCTTTAGGAGTTGATTTTGGCGCCGCGATGCAATCCTTTAGCGTTAATTTTGGTGGGGCCTATGTGAATGACACGTTCCAGGAGGGCAAGGTTCGACGTGTCTATGTGCAGGCTGATGATGTCAACCGGGCTACTCCTGAGCAGCTTTCAGCGGTTTATGTGAACAGCATGAAAGGGGAACAGATCCCCTTGTCTGAGTTTTTCACGGTGAAGTCCACCAATGGCCCCAGCGTGATTCCTCACTTCAATCTCTATCGTTCAATCAAGATTGATGGAACACCTGCTGTTGGTAAAAGCTCAGGTCAGGCGATTACAGCGATGAAGACGATCTTTAAAGATGCCAACTTGCAAGGCTTGGGCTTTGATTGGACTGGTATTTCAAGAGAAGAAGTGAAGGCCGGATCCTTGGCCGTTGTGATTTTTGCTCTTGGCATTTTGGCGGTGTTCTTGGTGCTTTCAGCGCAATATGAAAGCTACTCAGATCCCATCATCATTTTGCTGACGGTCCCAACTGCTTTGCTTGGCGCCTTGGTCTTTCTTGGTGCTGCCGGTCAGGTTCTCAATATTTATGCCCAGGTGGGTCTTGTGATGCTTATCGGCTTGGCCGGTGGTAACGCGATTTTGATTGTGGATCTTGCCAACCAAAAAATGGGCGAGGGCATTTCAGCCCTTGAAGCTGCTCGATTTTCTGCCCAATCTCGCTTACGGCCGATTCTGATGACAGCGATTTCGTCTTTAACAGGATTTTTGCCCTTGATGCTGGCGAGTGGAGCTGGTGCTCAAAGTCAGTCTTCTCTTGGTTTGGTTGTGTTTGGTGGCCTCTTGGTTGCCACGTTCCTCTCCACGCTTGTGGTTCCTGTGTTTTACGTGGTGATGAAGACGCTTCTAGGCCAGGCCGATGCCAAGCCGTCTTCTGATCCTCTGCTGAGCTCATGA
- a CDS encoding alpha-D-glucose phosphate-specific phosphoglucomutase, whose product MTPSMPTEPTQRQVQLEAPFTDQKPGTSGLRKSSQQFEQPHYLESFIEASFRTLPGMKGGTLVLGGDGRYGNLRAIDVILRMGAAHGLQKVIVTTGGILSTPAASNLIRQRQAIGGIILSASHNPGGPDGDFGVKVNGANGGPTPASFTDAVYDCSKTLEGYSIVDAPAISLQSPGHHTIGEMQVEVIDGVDDFVLLMKQLFDFDSISALIRNDFPLAFDAMHAVTGPYAKTLLEEVLGAPAGSVRNGTPLEDFGGGHPDPNLTYAHELADLLMEGDAYQFGAACDGDGDRNMILGNRCFVNPSDSLAVLTANATLAPGYASGLAGVARSMPTSAAVDVVAKDLGIKCFETPTGWKFFGNLLDAGDITLCGEESFGTGSNHVREKDGLWAVLFWLQILAKRRCSVAEIMAEHWKRYGRHYYSRHDYEAVASEAAHGLYDRLETMLPSLIGQPFAGRSISTADNFSYTDPVDQSVTKGQGLRILLDDGSRVVLRLSGTGTKGATLRVYLESYVPTTGDLDQDPQIALGEMIQAINQLAEITERTGMDRPTVIT is encoded by the coding sequence ATGACCCCTTCAATGCCGACGGAACCCACCCAGCGGCAGGTGCAACTCGAGGCGCCTTTCACCGACCAAAAGCCAGGCACCTCTGGTCTTCGTAAGAGCAGCCAACAATTTGAACAGCCCCACTATTTAGAGAGTTTCATCGAAGCTTCCTTCCGTACCCTCCCTGGCATGAAGGGCGGAACCTTGGTTCTCGGTGGAGATGGTCGCTATGGAAATCTCCGCGCCATCGATGTGATCTTGCGCATGGGTGCAGCCCATGGCTTGCAAAAAGTGATCGTCACCACAGGTGGCATCCTCTCCACACCTGCTGCCTCAAACCTGATTCGACAACGTCAAGCCATCGGCGGGATCATCCTGTCCGCCAGCCACAACCCCGGTGGGCCTGATGGTGACTTCGGCGTCAAGGTGAACGGAGCAAACGGCGGCCCCACTCCGGCGTCCTTTACCGATGCGGTTTACGACTGCAGCAAAACCCTTGAGGGCTATTCGATTGTCGACGCCCCAGCCATCAGCCTGCAGTCCCCAGGGCACCACACGATCGGGGAGATGCAGGTCGAGGTGATCGATGGCGTTGATGACTTCGTGTTGTTGATGAAGCAGTTGTTTGACTTCGACAGCATCAGCGCTCTGATTCGCAACGACTTCCCGCTGGCCTTCGATGCCATGCATGCGGTCACAGGCCCCTATGCCAAAACATTGCTGGAAGAGGTCTTAGGCGCACCGGCTGGCAGCGTGCGCAATGGGACTCCCTTGGAAGATTTTGGCGGTGGGCATCCCGATCCCAACCTCACCTACGCCCATGAACTGGCCGACCTTCTGATGGAAGGTGATGCCTATCAATTTGGTGCTGCGTGTGATGGCGATGGCGACCGCAACATGATTCTGGGCAACCGTTGCTTTGTGAACCCAAGCGACAGCCTGGCCGTCCTCACGGCCAACGCCACCCTTGCCCCTGGTTACGCCTCAGGCCTGGCCGGCGTGGCTCGCTCCATGCCCACCAGTGCTGCTGTGGATGTTGTCGCCAAAGACTTGGGGATCAAATGCTTTGAAACTCCTACCGGCTGGAAATTCTTCGGGAACCTTCTGGATGCTGGCGACATCACGCTCTGCGGTGAAGAAAGCTTCGGAACAGGCAGCAACCACGTGCGCGAAAAGGATGGGCTTTGGGCGGTGCTGTTTTGGCTTCAGATCTTGGCGAAGCGACGCTGCAGTGTCGCCGAGATCATGGCCGAACATTGGAAGCGTTACGGGCGTCACTACTACTCGCGCCATGACTACGAAGCCGTTGCCAGCGAGGCAGCGCATGGGCTGTATGACCGCTTGGAAACCATGCTTCCAAGTCTCATCGGCCAGCCCTTTGCAGGCCGCAGCATCAGTACCGCTGACAACTTCAGCTACACCGATCCGGTGGACCAATCCGTCACCAAAGGGCAGGGGCTGCGCATCCTGCTCGACGATGGAAGCCGAGTGGTACTGCGCCTGTCTGGTACCGGCACCAAGGGAGCAACATTGAGGGTGTATCTCGAAAGCTACGTCCCAACCACGGGTGACCTCGATCAAGATCCCCAGATTGCTTTAGGAGAGATGATCCAAGCCATCAATCAGCTCGCCGAGATCACAGAACGCACCGGGATGGATCGTCCAACTGTGATTACCTGA
- a CDS encoding alpha/beta hydrolase, with product MLTRLLAGVFAAASLSTLALASQAGINNSGWTVKEIQAAMTKSYGVDLIGVSRFLYSSDGVAFLEDQTKSYSPFWKKQKTAVVALRSAIILDATDGEISAAGIMKQLPVAFRLNDNGVFDGSQNVCKYGFNGAQATSLRSWYVFLPACVQAKQILPAATAPSATRNASDRGLW from the coding sequence TTGCTCACCCGTCTCCTAGCTGGCGTTTTTGCCGCTGCCTCGCTCTCCACTTTGGCTCTTGCCTCTCAGGCTGGTATTAATAATTCCGGTTGGACTGTTAAAGAAATCCAGGCAGCCATGACCAAGTCCTATGGGGTTGATCTCATTGGAGTTTCTCGCTTCCTGTATTCCAGCGATGGCGTTGCTTTCTTGGAGGATCAGACCAAGAGCTACTCTCCCTTCTGGAAGAAGCAGAAGACTGCCGTTGTCGCTTTGCGTTCCGCCATCATTCTTGACGCCACTGACGGCGAGATATCTGCTGCCGGCATCATGAAACAGCTTCCGGTTGCATTCCGTCTGAATGACAACGGTGTTTTCGATGGTTCTCAGAATGTCTGTAAGTACGGTTTTAATGGCGCTCAGGCAACATCCCTTAGGTCTTGGTACGTCTTCCTGCCCGCTTGTGTGCAAGCCAAGCAGATTCTTCCTGCTGCTACCGCTCCTAGCGCTACCCGTAACGCTTCCGATCGCGGCCTCTGGTGA
- the bcp gene encoding thioredoxin-dependent thiol peroxidase, with the protein MTLQIGDLAPDFTLPDQNGEPVQLASLRGQRVVIYFYPKDATPGCTKEACNFRDRWSSFKDHGIQVLGISKDNASSHTRFIAKQELPFTLLSDEDPCPVASSFESYGLKKFMGRESMGMMRHTFVVDAEGRLELIYRKVKSDSMADQILSDLGIS; encoded by the coding sequence ATGACTTTGCAGATCGGCGATCTCGCGCCTGATTTCACACTTCCTGACCAAAACGGAGAGCCCGTGCAGCTGGCCTCCTTGCGGGGACAGCGCGTGGTGATCTATTTCTATCCCAAAGACGCCACCCCTGGTTGCACGAAAGAGGCCTGCAACTTCCGAGATCGCTGGTCATCCTTTAAAGACCATGGAATTCAGGTCTTAGGGATCAGCAAGGACAACGCCTCATCCCATACGCGCTTCATCGCCAAGCAGGAATTGCCCTTCACGCTGTTGAGTGATGAGGATCCTTGCCCCGTTGCAAGCAGCTTTGAGAGTTATGGCCTGAAAAAGTTCATGGGTCGCGAATCCATGGGAATGATGCGTCACACCTTCGTCGTAGACGCAGAAGGACGCTTGGAATTGATTTACCGAAAAGTGAAATCTGATTCCATGGCCGATCAAATCCTCAGTGACCTAGGCATCAGCTGA
- a CDS encoding AAA family ATPase: protein MVEDLFSHHGNQRRRRQAPLADRLRPTSLDEFEGQNAILAEGRLLRRAITADRVGNLILHGPPGVGKTTLARIIATHTRAQFSSLNAVLAGVKDLREQVDAAKERLEKHGLRTILFIDEVHRFNSAQQDALLPWVENGTLTLIGATTENPYFEVNKALVSRSRLFRLQSLEANDLRQLLHRALQDKERGYGNRSIKITADAEAHMVDVANGDARSLLNALELAVESTTPSDPEATIEIDLTIAEESIQERAVLYDKQGDAHFDTISAFIKSLRGSDADAALFWLARMLEAGENPRFIFRRMLISAGEDIGLADPQAVVVVEACAAAFERIGLPEGLYPLAQAALYLACAEKSNSTMGLFEAIRLVRSTQNQTVPSHLRDAHRDGEAFGDGKGYRYPHAYKEHWIAQNYLPDALQGEVFWTPSKQGWEGERRGRMLERRAAQLAVAAEAAQTHPLLLSSGPDLPEMERWLHRQLAQNDERLQDLQQRLWTPVTFQRTDRVLVLGGRSLLWALGPLNAVQEGSVTILCSSAEERARLEAQVDLLDPLHRPKLLTGGFKALQALPQDWQFEVVGGRFSSDDRDWIESPTFWQQLQLKLSPGAQLHVLLSQTAIGPAAALAEQCPGSSKVLSELIEKEQQWLLTQQLDQLVRQQLENLSTAVITEQWQESLSLPIDERLLKRWLGEDRPYRSLINRCRQPETVLTTLQQLLQTKRGSQLPQPLIHQRLVCTMLSY, encoded by the coding sequence TTGGTTGAAGATCTATTCAGCCACCACGGCAACCAGCGAAGGAGGCGTCAAGCGCCCTTAGCTGACCGTTTAAGGCCCACATCACTCGACGAATTTGAGGGCCAAAACGCGATCCTCGCCGAAGGCCGTTTGCTGCGCAGGGCGATCACCGCAGACCGGGTGGGCAATCTGATCCTGCACGGACCGCCTGGTGTAGGGAAGACAACTCTGGCCAGGATCATTGCCACCCATACCCGTGCGCAGTTCAGCAGCCTGAACGCTGTTCTGGCCGGCGTTAAGGACCTGCGTGAGCAAGTAGACGCCGCCAAGGAGCGCTTGGAGAAACATGGCTTGCGAACCATCCTGTTTATTGATGAAGTCCATCGCTTCAACAGTGCTCAACAGGATGCGCTGCTCCCTTGGGTAGAAAACGGCACTCTCACCCTGATCGGTGCCACCACTGAGAACCCTTACTTCGAAGTCAACAAAGCGCTCGTAAGTCGATCACGCCTGTTTCGACTGCAAAGCCTCGAAGCCAACGATCTGCGTCAATTGCTCCATCGAGCCCTTCAAGACAAAGAGCGGGGCTATGGCAATCGTTCGATCAAGATCACTGCCGATGCCGAAGCCCACATGGTGGATGTGGCTAACGGAGACGCGCGCAGCCTTCTCAATGCCCTCGAGCTGGCGGTGGAAAGCACAACACCTTCCGATCCAGAGGCCACGATTGAGATTGATTTGACCATCGCCGAGGAGTCGATTCAAGAGCGAGCTGTGCTCTACGACAAACAGGGAGATGCCCACTTCGACACCATTAGCGCTTTCATCAAATCCCTTCGCGGCTCCGATGCGGACGCAGCCCTGTTTTGGCTGGCGCGAATGTTGGAAGCAGGGGAAAACCCAAGGTTCATCTTTCGACGGATGTTGATTTCAGCGGGAGAGGACATCGGGCTAGCCGACCCCCAAGCTGTGGTCGTCGTGGAGGCCTGCGCAGCCGCCTTCGAACGCATCGGCCTGCCAGAAGGGCTCTACCCGCTTGCCCAGGCAGCGCTTTACCTGGCCTGCGCCGAAAAAAGCAACAGCACTATGGGACTGTTCGAGGCCATCCGCCTTGTCCGCAGTACACAGAACCAGACGGTGCCAAGCCACCTCCGCGATGCCCATCGCGATGGGGAAGCCTTTGGCGATGGAAAGGGTTATCGCTACCCACACGCCTACAAAGAGCATTGGATTGCACAGAATTACCTTCCCGATGCGCTGCAGGGAGAGGTCTTCTGGACACCGAGCAAGCAGGGGTGGGAGGGAGAACGGCGAGGAAGGATGCTCGAACGTCGTGCTGCTCAGCTCGCCGTCGCAGCAGAGGCGGCCCAAACCCATCCCCTCCTCCTCAGCAGTGGTCCAGACCTACCTGAAATGGAGCGCTGGCTGCATCGACAGCTCGCCCAAAATGATGAGCGTTTGCAAGATCTACAGCAGCGACTCTGGACCCCAGTGACCTTTCAACGCACCGACAGAGTGCTGGTGCTCGGGGGTCGATCCCTGCTTTGGGCCCTGGGTCCACTGAATGCTGTGCAGGAGGGGAGCGTCACCATCCTGTGCAGCAGCGCTGAAGAACGCGCCCGACTTGAAGCACAGGTGGATCTATTGGATCCACTGCATCGTCCCAAACTCCTTACAGGAGGGTTCAAGGCGTTGCAAGCGCTTCCTCAAGACTGGCAATTCGAAGTCGTGGGGGGTCGATTCAGCAGTGATGATCGCGATTGGATCGAATCTCCAACGTTTTGGCAGCAACTCCAATTGAAGCTCTCACCAGGGGCTCAGCTCCACGTCCTTCTCAGCCAAACAGCCATCGGTCCAGCGGCAGCACTCGCAGAGCAATGCCCTGGGTCCAGCAAAGTGCTGTCGGAACTCATCGAGAAGGAACAACAGTGGCTTCTAACCCAGCAGCTTGATCAGCTCGTCCGACAGCAGCTCGAAAACCTCTCAACCGCTGTCATCACAGAGCAGTGGCAGGAATCTCTGTCACTCCCTATTGACGAACGTCTGTTGAAACGCTGGCTGGGAGAGGACCGTCCCTATCGATCTCTGATCAATCGCTGCAGACAGCCAGAAACAGTGCTCACCACACTGCAGCAGCTCCTGCAAACAAAACGGGGAAGCCAACTGCCACAACCCCTGATCCATCAACGACTTGTCTGCACGATGTTGTCGTACTAG
- a CDS encoding 4'-phosphopantetheinyl transferase superfamily protein, with product MKEGFNRSGSVTVMWLGPASSTDPYVSDQEQAWACNLGQTGQRRFLGSRAWMRSCLSDLWGVPAQQIPLHAPPGTPPALPSGWGFVSLSHSKGSALMAWSSAPVGVDLERLDRRFASEALMSRYYESSEQRRLTSLPKQSFHQAVLEHWLIKEAAIKWQQGSLAQDLSHWVVAADGLSASHQASGLQVSAHCRQLGPWGIAIVSACERNLIGATVCLG from the coding sequence ATGAAGGAAGGCTTCAACCGGAGCGGAAGCGTAACCGTGATGTGGCTTGGACCGGCCTCATCAACAGATCCTTACGTGTCGGATCAGGAACAAGCCTGGGCTTGCAACTTGGGCCAGACCGGTCAGCGGCGTTTCCTTGGCTCCCGTGCCTGGATGCGTTCCTGCCTGAGTGATTTGTGGGGAGTGCCTGCGCAGCAGATTCCTTTGCATGCGCCCCCTGGCACGCCTCCAGCTCTCCCCTCAGGTTGGGGATTTGTCAGCCTCAGCCATAGCAAGGGATCTGCGTTGATGGCCTGGTCTTCCGCCCCCGTCGGGGTTGATTTAGAGCGATTGGATCGTCGGTTCGCTTCCGAAGCGCTGATGAGTCGTTACTACGAATCGAGCGAGCAGCGTCGTCTTACAAGCCTTCCCAAGCAATCGTTTCATCAGGCTGTTTTGGAGCATTGGCTGATTAAGGAAGCCGCGATTAAGTGGCAACAGGGATCTTTGGCTCAGGATCTATCGCACTGGGTTGTGGCAGCCGATGGGCTGAGTGCGAGCCACCAGGCCAGCGGTCTTCAGGTGTCAGCGCACTGTCGCCAACTAGGGCCCTGGGGCATAGCGATCGTGTCAGCTTGCGAAAGGAACTTGATTGGAGCAACGGTCTGCTTAGGTTGA
- a CDS encoding efflux RND transporter periplasmic adaptor subunit, translated as MLRFRPLLPVLLTAISVSACGGSDEKRPALPVQQASVLEAPFTDDIDTVSTLEANTLVELAAQTSGRVTELKVSQGDRIDAGQLLVVLDQVQARAALAEQRARAATAKVDWEREEFLAKEGAASLRQRDSYRLKYIAAIEKVKALEAELTYSNLRSPTAGTVADIQVNVGDVVQQNQPFTSVVQNNILEAKVEVPAVYGDRLAIGQPVILSVPGTVKPLATSQIESIDPQVNPQTQGLLVKALFNNDDGRLRSGQRLRTRVQLKSGQQISVPFAAVTQTSGQSFVFRIGNFTDLKANPGKADIERISKGIERGKLPENALFALQTPVKIGEIQNNRYPITKGLKLNEKVITSNLLNLKHGMPIQVKTQRAGSQPAAAKN; from the coding sequence GTGCTGCGTTTTCGTCCACTGCTGCCTGTGCTCCTAACCGCAATTTCCGTTAGTGCTTGTGGAGGCTCTGATGAAAAGAGGCCCGCGCTACCGGTCCAGCAAGCATCGGTTCTTGAAGCTCCCTTCACTGACGATATCGATACGGTGAGCACGCTCGAGGCCAATACGTTGGTTGAGCTAGCTGCGCAAACATCAGGTCGTGTCACTGAGCTCAAAGTGTCTCAGGGCGATCGTATTGATGCGGGTCAGTTGCTCGTCGTGTTGGACCAGGTTCAGGCAAGGGCGGCGTTGGCAGAACAACGGGCGAGAGCGGCAACAGCCAAAGTTGACTGGGAGCGCGAAGAATTTCTCGCAAAAGAGGGGGCTGCTTCGCTGCGGCAGCGGGACTCTTACCGCCTGAAATACATTGCAGCTATTGAAAAAGTTAAAGCTTTAGAAGCAGAGCTCACCTACAGCAATTTGCGTTCACCAACCGCAGGGACCGTGGCAGACATTCAGGTGAATGTTGGGGATGTGGTGCAACAAAACCAGCCCTTCACCAGTGTGGTTCAAAATAATATTCTCGAGGCGAAGGTTGAAGTTCCGGCGGTCTATGGCGATCGTCTCGCCATCGGTCAACCCGTCATTTTGAGTGTGCCTGGCACGGTTAAGCCTCTAGCGACGAGTCAGATTGAGTCGATTGATCCTCAAGTCAACCCTCAAACTCAGGGTCTCTTGGTGAAGGCCTTATTTAATAACGATGATGGCAGGCTACGTAGTGGTCAGCGACTGCGGACCAGGGTTCAATTGAAATCGGGTCAACAGATCTCAGTTCCATTTGCGGCTGTGACGCAAACTTCAGGGCAAAGCTTTGTCTTTCGTATTGGTAATTTCACCGACTTAAAGGCAAATCCAGGCAAGGCTGACATTGAGCGGATTAGTAAAGGCATCGAAAGGGGGAAATTGCCAGAAAATGCCCTGTTTGCGCTTCAAACACCAGTCAAGATTGGTGAGATTCAGAACAACCGTTATCCAATTACAAAAGGTCTGAAACTCAATGAGAAGGTGATTACAAGTAATCTCCTCAATCTCAAGCATGGAATGCCGATTCAGGTAAAAACACAGCGCGCGGGGTCACAACCTGCTGCAGCTAAGAACTGA